Proteins found in one Wenzhouxiangella sp. XN201 genomic segment:
- a CDS encoding calcium/sodium antiporter, whose protein sequence is MTLTIALIQVAAGIVLLIWAADRLVTGASALARNLGVSTLIVGLTIVGFGTSAPEMIVSAIASLQGNPSLAIGNALGSNIANIGLILGLTAMIYPLRVESATIKREVPVLAVIMVLTLILMLNLHFSRFDGVILLAGFGLLIGAMILLGIRSGGRDPVAVALTGEVPEKLPMRSAILWTIVGLVLLPLSAQVLVKGAVTLAMVVGVSDAVIGLTVVALGTSLPELAAAAASAYRREDDLVIGNILGSNMFNLLGVLGLAAVIQPMAIEPALLHRDMLAMFAISVLLLLLAWRRIGHGRINRPAAALLFASYLGYQALVVWQALLAR, encoded by the coding sequence ATGACCCTGACCATCGCTTTGATCCAAGTTGCTGCCGGAATCGTGTTGCTGATATGGGCAGCCGACCGGCTGGTGACCGGCGCCTCGGCGCTGGCCCGAAACCTGGGCGTGTCCACACTGATCGTGGGCCTGACCATCGTCGGCTTCGGCACCTCGGCCCCGGAAATGATCGTCTCGGCGATCGCCTCGCTGCAGGGCAACCCGTCGCTGGCAATCGGCAATGCCCTCGGATCGAACATCGCCAACATCGGCCTGATCCTCGGGCTGACGGCCATGATCTACCCGCTGCGGGTGGAATCGGCCACGATCAAACGCGAGGTGCCGGTGCTGGCCGTCATCATGGTGCTGACGCTGATCCTGATGCTGAATCTGCATTTCAGCCGTTTCGACGGCGTCATCCTGCTGGCCGGCTTCGGGCTGCTGATCGGCGCGATGATCCTGCTGGGAATCAGGAGCGGCGGCCGCGATCCGGTCGCAGTGGCACTGACCGGGGAAGTACCCGAGAAACTGCCGATGCGCTCGGCCATCCTGTGGACCATCGTCGGCCTGGTGCTGCTTCCGCTCAGTGCCCAGGTCCTGGTCAAGGGCGCGGTCACGCTGGCCATGGTTGTCGGCGTTTCCGATGCGGTGATTGGACTGACGGTGGTCGCTCTCGGGACCAGCTTGCCGGAGCTGGCAGCGGCCGCTGCTTCGGCCTACCGGCGCGAGGATGACTTGGTCATCGGCAATATCCTCGGCTCCAATATGTTCAATCTGCTGGGCGTCCTGGGCCTCGCCGCAGTCATTCAGCCGATGGCCATCGAGCCGGCGCTGCTGCACCGCGACATGTTGGCGATGTTCGCCATTTCGGTCCTGTTGCTCTTGCTGGCCTGGCGCCGTATCGGTCACGGCCGGATCAATCGCCCCGCGGCCGCCTTACTGTTCGCCAGCTATCTCGGCTATCAGGCTTTGGTCGTGTGGCAGGCCCTGCTCGCTCGATAG
- a CDS encoding BolA family protein, protein MPGADVRVESDDNVHYVAHVVNADFAGLSRIQRHRRVHAAIGEALGREIHALSLDLKTPEEAGQTASGD, encoded by the coding sequence ATGCCCGGGGCAGACGTTCGCGTTGAATCGGACGACAACGTGCATTATGTCGCACATGTCGTGAACGCTGACTTCGCCGGTCTCTCGCGAATCCAGCGTCATCGACGGGTTCATGCGGCGATCGGAGAGGCGTTGGGGCGCGAGATTCACGCCCTGAGCCTTGATCTCAAGACCCCCGAGGAGGCGGGCCAAACGGCTTCCGGCGACTGA
- the murA gene encoding UDP-N-acetylglucosamine 1-carboxyvinyltransferase has translation MARIQITGGRRLEGSVEISGAKNAVLPILMASLLTEEPCRLAGVPHLKDVTTTMELLGQMGVGISLGDRLSVELDAGSMDSDVAPYDLVKTMRASILVLGPLLARRGEAQVSLPGGCAIGARPVDLHLKGLTAMGADISVASGYIRAKAKRLTGARIVLDTATVTGTENLMMAATLARGTTVIENAAQEPEVVDLANCLNTMGAAISGQGSNRIEIEGRERLSGYDYTVVPDRIEAGTFLTAAAITGGRVRALNAAPDTLDAVLAKLEEAGGQISTGENWIELDMNGRRPRAVDITTAPYPGFPTDMQAQFTALNAIAEGTGVVRETVFENRFMHVLELQRLGADMRLEGNAVVIRGVDHLTAAPLMATDLRASACLVLAGLVARGDTVIDRVYHIDRGYENIEEKLRQLGADIRRLAG, from the coding sequence ATGGCTAGAATCCAGATTACCGGCGGCCGCAGGCTGGAAGGCTCGGTCGAGATCTCCGGCGCCAAGAACGCCGTTTTGCCGATCCTCATGGCATCCCTGCTGACCGAGGAGCCGTGCCGTCTCGCCGGCGTACCGCATCTCAAGGACGTCACCACAACCATGGAATTGCTCGGCCAGATGGGCGTGGGCATTTCGCTGGGTGATCGACTGAGTGTCGAGCTGGATGCCGGCAGCATGGACAGCGACGTGGCGCCCTACGACCTGGTCAAGACGATGCGTGCCTCGATCCTGGTGCTCGGCCCATTGCTGGCGCGCCGCGGCGAGGCACAGGTTTCCCTGCCGGGTGGCTGCGCCATTGGCGCGCGGCCGGTCGACCTGCATCTCAAGGGGCTGACGGCGATGGGCGCTGACATCAGCGTCGCGTCCGGCTACATCCGGGCGAAGGCGAAACGCCTGACAGGGGCCCGCATCGTGCTCGATACCGCCACGGTGACCGGCACCGAGAACCTGATGATGGCGGCCACACTGGCGCGCGGCACGACCGTGATCGAGAACGCGGCGCAGGAGCCGGAAGTCGTCGACCTGGCCAATTGCCTCAACACCATGGGCGCGGCCATATCCGGACAGGGCAGCAACCGGATCGAAATCGAGGGTCGCGAGCGACTGTCCGGCTACGACTACACCGTCGTGCCCGACCGCATCGAGGCCGGCACCTTCCTGACCGCCGCGGCCATCACCGGGGGACGGGTGCGCGCGCTCAATGCCGCGCCGGATACGCTTGATGCCGTGCTCGCCAAGCTCGAGGAAGCCGGCGGGCAGATCAGCACCGGCGAGAACTGGATCGAGCTGGACATGAATGGCCGTCGTCCGCGCGCGGTCGACATCACGACCGCCCCCTATCCGGGATTTCCCACCGACATGCAGGCGCAGTTCACCGCGCTCAACGCGATTGCCGAGGGCACCGGCGTGGTGCGCGAGACGGTGTTCGAGAATCGCTTCATGCACGTGCTCGAACTTCAGCGCCTGGGTGCCGACATGCGCCTGGAGGGCAATGCCGTAGTCATCCGGGGCGTCGACCACCTGACCGCTGCGCCGCTGATGGCCACCGATTTGCGCGCCTCGGCCTGCCTGGTGCTGGCCGGACTGGTCGCCCGCGGCGACACCGTCATCGACCGTGTCTACCACATCGATCGGGGCTACGAGAATATCGAGGAAAAATTGCGGCAGCTCGGTGCCGATATCCGTCGCCTGGCGGGATGA
- the yidD gene encoding membrane protein insertion efficiency factor YidD produces the protein MQTFLLALIRAYRYILSPWVGGQCRFEPTCSVYAMQAIELYGPWRGGWMSVKRLLRCHPLCAGGKDPVPGNEDDEPR, from the coding sequence ATGCAAACTTTCCTTCTCGCCCTGATCCGGGCCTACCGCTATATCCTCTCGCCCTGGGTCGGCGGCCAGTGCCGTTTCGAGCCCACCTGCTCGGTCTACGCGATGCAGGCGATCGAGCTCTACGGCCCCTGGCGCGGCGGCTGGATGAGCGTCAAACGACTGCTGCGCTGCCACCCGCTGTGTGCCGGCGGCAAGGACCCGGTGCCGGGCAACGAGGACGATGAGCCGCGCTGA
- the dksA gene encoding RNA polymerase-binding protein DksA, with product MASKIVDLPKGYKPSEKEEYMCQEHLEYFRRKLLQWREDLIQESQETINNLRGEVRDVGDEAERASRETENSLELRTRDRYRKLLNKIDQALARVDDGSYGYCEETGEEIGLARLEARPNATLCLDAQERWELKQKQMRDSR from the coding sequence ATGGCGAGTAAGATTGTCGATCTGCCGAAAGGCTACAAGCCCTCCGAGAAGGAGGAATACATGTGCCAGGAACACCTGGAGTACTTCCGTCGCAAGCTTTTGCAGTGGCGTGAGGACCTGATCCAGGAGTCGCAGGAGACCATCAACAACCTGCGCGGCGAAGTGCGTGACGTCGGCGACGAAGCCGAACGCGCCAGCCGGGAAACCGAAAACAGCCTGGAATTGCGCACCCGCGACCGCTACCGCAAGCTGCTCAACAAGATCGACCAGGCCCTGGCCCGCGTCGACGACGGCAGTTACGGCTACTGCGAGGAAACCGGCGAGGAAATCGGCCTGGCCCGTCTCGAGGCCCGCCCGAACGCCACGCTGTGCCTGGATGCCCAGGAGCGCTGGGAGCTCAAGCAGAAGCAGATGCGGGATAGCCGCTGA
- a CDS encoding SufE family protein — MSIEAAQREIVEEFALFDDWMDRYQYLIDLGRKLPELDESEMTDDRLLAGCQSQVWLITEGDAERLDFRANSDAAIVSGLIALLLKVYSGRSAREILESQPQFVADIGLSEHLSPTRANGLNAMLGEIRRQAELALARA, encoded by the coding sequence ATGAGCATCGAGGCCGCCCAGCGCGAGATCGTCGAGGAATTCGCCCTGTTCGACGACTGGATGGACCGCTACCAGTACCTGATCGACCTGGGGCGAAAGCTGCCCGAACTCGACGAATCGGAGATGACCGACGACCGCCTGCTCGCCGGCTGCCAGTCGCAGGTCTGGCTGATCACCGAAGGGGACGCGGAACGGCTCGACTTTCGCGCCAACTCCGATGCCGCCATCGTCTCCGGGCTGATCGCCCTGCTGCTCAAGGTCTACTCTGGCCGCAGCGCACGCGAAATCCTCGAATCGCAGCCACAATTCGTCGCAGACATCGGCCTGAGTGAGCATCTTTCACCCACGCGGGCGAATGGGCTCAATGCCATGCTCGGGGAGATTCGGCGCCAGGCTGAGCTGGCGCTCGCGCGCGCCTGA
- the cysS gene encoding cysteine--tRNA ligase, whose amino-acid sequence MSIRVYNTLTRQKEDFVPLDPERVTMYACGPTVYNYAHIGNARPAVIFDLLHRVLSRRFEQVIYARNITDVDDKINKAAAEQGVPIDTITKRFADIYHQDMAALGVARPTVEPRATEHIGEIIAMIEHLVEKGCAYEAEGHVLFSIESAADYGELSRRDMREMIAGARVEVAPYKKHPGDFVLWKPSSEEQPGWDSPWGRGRPGWHIECSAMSAAHLGDVIDIHAGGQDLIFPHHENEIAQSRCAHGTDHFARYWLHNGFVTVEKRKMSKSLGNTLIVHDLLEQWPGEVLRYVLLSAHYRQPLDWSVKALEQARTTLDRLYGLLRETPPGDVAAEPDPVVIEALEDDLNTPTALAEINGLARELGTAAAADRPALATRLKAAAGLLGLLQDNPETWFTRLPEGEDEIDAEAIEALIDQRNAARKSRDFATADRIRDELAEQGIELEDGADGTRWKVTT is encoded by the coding sequence ATGAGCATCCGCGTTTACAACACCCTGACCCGGCAGAAGGAAGACTTCGTGCCGCTCGATCCAGAGCGGGTCACGATGTATGCCTGCGGCCCGACGGTCTACAACTACGCCCATATCGGCAATGCCCGGCCGGCGGTGATCTTCGATTTGCTCCATCGCGTGCTTTCGCGGCGTTTTGAGCAGGTCATTTACGCCCGCAACATCACCGACGTCGACGACAAGATCAACAAGGCGGCGGCTGAACAAGGGGTGCCGATCGACACCATCACGAAGCGTTTCGCCGACATTTACCATCAGGACATGGCCGCCCTGGGCGTTGCCCGGCCGACCGTCGAGCCGCGTGCCACCGAGCACATCGGCGAGATCATTGCCATGATCGAGCACCTGGTCGAGAAGGGTTGTGCCTACGAAGCCGAAGGCCACGTGCTGTTCAGCATCGAGTCGGCCGCGGACTACGGCGAGCTCTCGCGCCGCGACATGCGCGAGATGATCGCCGGCGCGCGCGTCGAGGTCGCACCCTACAAGAAGCATCCGGGCGATTTCGTGCTGTGGAAGCCCTCGAGCGAAGAGCAGCCGGGCTGGGACAGCCCCTGGGGCCGCGGCCGGCCAGGTTGGCATATCGAGTGCTCGGCCATGAGCGCGGCCCACCTGGGCGATGTCATCGACATCCACGCCGGCGGCCAGGACCTGATCTTTCCGCACCACGAAAACGAGATCGCCCAGAGCCGCTGCGCCCACGGCACCGACCACTTTGCCCGCTACTGGTTGCACAACGGCTTTGTCACGGTCGAGAAGCGCAAGATGTCGAAGTCGCTGGGCAACACCCTGATCGTGCACGATCTGCTCGAGCAGTGGCCGGGCGAAGTGCTGCGCTACGTACTGCTTTCAGCCCACTATCGGCAGCCGCTGGACTGGTCGGTCAAGGCGCTCGAACAGGCCCGGACCACGCTCGACCGCCTCTACGGCCTGCTGCGCGAAACGCCGCCAGGCGATGTCGCCGCTGAACCCGATCCGGTCGTGATCGAGGCTCTGGAAGACGATCTCAATACTCCCACGGCGCTGGCCGAGATCAACGGCCTGGCGCGCGAACTCGGCACGGCAGCCGCCGCTGACCGCCCGGCGCTGGCAACCCGACTAAAGGCCGCGGCCGGCCTGCTGGGTTTACTGCAGGACAATCCCGAAACCTGGTTCACCCGCCTGCCCGAGGGCGAGGACGAGATCGACGCCGAAGCGATCGAGGCGCTGATCGATCAACGCAACGCCGCACGCAAATCACGCGATTTCGCCACCGCCGATCGAATCCGCGACGAACTGGCCGAGCAAGGCATCGAACTCGAGGACGGCGCCGACGGCACGCGCTGGAAGGTGACGACATGA
- the pepQ gene encoding Xaa-Pro dipeptidase, protein MPNPDALLYARHIEHRREEIDSILAELGYDGLLIHSGRPENRLFDDSHPPFRAHGPFVALVPQPFAADSLLEIRPGRRPTLWFCQPDDFWHMPPKAPADWLADPLDIEIVSSPEQWHERFGRQRALAVIGDERALGELLDGADLNPPELMWRLDEIRTRKTAFERDCIEHANRLAVKGHMAAARTFREGGSELEIHLAYLAATGLDQDMLPYNNIVALNDHAAVLHYQFRAPERPKSPRSFLIDAGADWRGYAADITRTWTLDEHREFGALIEAMDEAQRRLVDQVRPGRSFVDLHRQAHLAVAAVLEQAGIVDMPPDEQVDSGVSAHFLPHGLGHFIGAQVHDVAGLRDKSGQDLPAPESYPALRLTRKLEAGNVVTVEPGLYFIDTFLEKLKAGEHADRVDWQSVDRLAPFGGIRIEDNVLVSESEPVNFTRQAFAEAG, encoded by the coding sequence ATGCCCAATCCGGACGCGCTGCTGTATGCCCGGCACATCGAGCACCGCCGCGAGGAAATCGACTCGATTCTTGCCGAACTCGGCTACGACGGACTGCTGATTCACTCCGGTCGCCCCGAGAACCGACTGTTCGACGATTCGCATCCGCCGTTTCGCGCCCACGGGCCCTTCGTCGCCCTGGTGCCGCAGCCCTTTGCGGCTGACAGCCTGCTCGAGATTCGACCGGGCCGGCGCCCGACGCTCTGGTTCTGCCAGCCCGATGATTTCTGGCATATGCCGCCGAAAGCCCCGGCCGATTGGTTGGCCGACCCGCTGGATATCGAGATCGTCAGTTCGCCTGAACAGTGGCACGAGCGCTTCGGCCGTCAGCGCGCGCTGGCGGTCATCGGTGACGAACGCGCGCTGGGCGAATTGCTCGACGGTGCCGATCTCAATCCGCCCGAACTGATGTGGCGCCTGGACGAAATCCGAACCCGCAAGACGGCGTTCGAGCGCGACTGCATCGAGCACGCCAACCGCCTGGCGGTGAAGGGTCACATGGCCGCCGCACGGACTTTCCGCGAAGGCGGCAGCGAGCTCGAGATTCACCTGGCCTACCTGGCTGCGACCGGCCTTGATCAGGACATGCTGCCTTACAACAACATCGTTGCTCTCAACGATCACGCTGCCGTGCTGCACTACCAGTTCCGCGCGCCCGAACGCCCGAAATCCCCGCGCAGCTTCCTGATCGACGCAGGCGCCGACTGGCGCGGCTATGCCGCCGACATCACGCGTACCTGGACGCTCGACGAGCATCGCGAGTTCGGCGCACTGATCGAGGCCATGGACGAGGCCCAGCGCCGCCTGGTCGATCAGGTCCGGCCGGGCCGCAGCTTCGTGGACCTGCATCGCCAGGCCCACCTGGCGGTGGCAGCGGTTCTCGAGCAGGCCGGCATCGTCGACATGCCGCCCGACGAACAGGTCGATTCGGGGGTGAGCGCCCATTTCCTGCCGCACGGCCTCGGGCACTTCATCGGTGCCCAGGTGCACGACGTGGCCGGGCTCAGGGACAAGTCCGGACAGGATTTGCCAGCGCCCGAAAGCTATCCGGCACTACGGCTGACCCGCAAACTCGAGGCCGGCAATGTGGTCACCGTCGAGCCGGGGCTGTATTTCATCGACACTTTCCTCGAAAAGCTCAAAGCCGGCGAACATGCCGACCGGGTGGACTGGCAGTCCGTCGATCGGCTGGCGCCCTTCGGCGGCATTCGCATCGAGGACAACGTGTTGGTCAGCGAGAGCGAGCCGGTGAATTTCACGCGACAGGCATTCGCTGAAGCTGGCTAA
- a CDS encoding nucleoside deaminase, producing the protein MDEFMQAAIDEARQGLAEGGIPIGSVLVHGGRIIGRGHNQRVQSGSVVLHGEMDALENAGRQPAGVYRESTLYTTLSPCPMCSGAILLYGIKRVVIGENRTFLGDEDHLRARGVELTVVDSDECIALMERFIAESPALWNEDIGT; encoded by the coding sequence ATGGACGAATTCATGCAAGCCGCCATCGACGAAGCCCGCCAGGGGCTGGCCGAAGGCGGCATTCCGATCGGTTCGGTGCTGGTCCACGGCGGGCGCATCATCGGGCGCGGCCACAATCAACGCGTGCAGTCGGGCAGCGTGGTGCTGCACGGCGAGATGGATGCGCTGGAAAACGCCGGCCGCCAACCGGCCGGTGTCTATCGCGAAAGCACGCTCTACACCACGCTATCGCCCTGCCCCATGTGCTCGGGCGCGATCCTGCTCTACGGCATAAAGCGCGTGGTTATCGGCGAAAATCGTACGTTCCTGGGCGACGAGGACCACCTGCGCGCCCGCGGCGTGGAACTGACCGTGGTCGACAGCGACGAGTGCATTGCCCTGATGGAGCGCTTTATCGCCGAATCGCCCGCGCTCTGGAACGAAGACATCGGAACGTAA